The window GATTCCTGTTGGTGTAATTATAGGCAGGGCAAATGGCAGAAAATGCGAAAGGTGTTGGAACTGGAGCCCCTCTATTGGAAGCTTCCCTGACATGCCTGATGTATGCGGTAGATGTTATAATATAATTAAATGAGAAAAAGAGCGCCTTACATCTTGCTCGTCGCTGGGGCTGTCCTTTTAGACCAGATAACTAAATATCTTGCAGGGACATTTATAAATCAAGCCGAGCCAATTAAGATATTACCCTTTATCCAGCTTGTGAATGTAAAGAATGTTGGTGCGGCATTTGGCATCTTTAAGGCATTGGGCAATAATGTCTTCATAGCCTTATCGGTTACTGCCATAGTGTTTATAGCCATCATGTTATACAAAGACAGGGAATCCAGTTTCAGCCTTTCGCTCATACTTTCAGGTGCCATAGGGAATCTTATAGACAGGGTCTTTTTGGGTTCTGTGAGGGACTTTATAGATATATCCATAGGCAGTTACCACTGGCCTGCATTCAATGTAGCAGACTCATGCCTGACAGTGGGCATCTTTGTACTTCTTTTATGGGGTTTTCGTAAGAAGCATCATGTATCCTGAGCTTATAAAGATAGGGCCCCTGACACTTCACACATACGGTGTGCTTGTGGCATCGGGATTTCTCCTTGCCCTTTCACTTGCAATAAGACAGGCAAAAAGGCAGGGCATACCACATGCCCTGATAGCAGACATTGGGTTTTATATCCTCGTAGGTGCAATCGTTGGCTCAAGGGGGCTTTATGTTTTAATGAATCTTTCGTATTATCTGAGAAATCCATTTGATATATTTAAGGTATGGGAAGGCGGACTGGTTTTTTACGGAGGCTTAATCTTCGTTATACCATTAGTTATATGGTATGTAAAAAGAAAGGGGCTTGATCTCTGGGCAGTTGCAGACATCATGGCTCCCTCACTTGCAGTGGGCCATGCCATTGGAAGGCTCGGATGTTTTTCGGCAGGCTGTTGCTACGGAGCCCCCTCAGAACTTCCATGGGCAGTGACCTTTACAGACCCAAAAAGCCTTGCACCACAGTGGATTAAGCTACATCCAACACAGCTTTATGAATCCATTGGAGAGTTTGCAATCTTCCTCGTCCTGATTTCCATAAGAACAAGGCAGTCGTTTAAAGGAGAGCTTTTCTGGCTCTACGGAGTCTTTTACTCGGCATTGAGGTTCACAGTGGAATTCTGGAGAGGGGATATAGAAAGAGGGTTTATAATGTCTGGGCTTTCTGTATCTCAGGCACTAAGTGTGATTTTATTTACAGTCTCTGCTATAATGTTTATAAGAGGCATTAAAAGGGGTGTAAATTGAAGAAGAACTGCTGGGAATTCAAGGGCTGTGGAAGAGAGCCAGGCGGCAAAAATGCGGAAAAATTAGGTGTCTGTCCTGCCACTACCGATACGAGGCTCGATGGAATTCATGGAGGGAAAAACGCAGGAAGGGCATGCTGGGTCGTAGCAGGAACTTTCTGCAAAGGAGAGGTTCAGGGAACATTTGCAAAAAAATTCGGAGACTGCCTGAAATGCGATTTCTTCCAGTTAGTTCGGAAAGAGCAAGGCTATCAATTTATAATCTCCACTGGACTCATTAAGATACTTATGGGAGAGGAATAAGTTAAGGCTTCTTAACTGCCTCTCTCATGATTGCTACTTTTCCAGTTCTTACAAAGTCCTTTATTCCAAATGGCTTCATAAGCTCTGTGAATGCCTCTATCTTTTTTTCGTCTCCTGTTATCTCTATCGTATAGGTCTTCTGGGATGAATCCACAATCCTGCCCCTGAAGATTTCCGTAAGGTTTAAGACCTCTGCCTTATGCTCCTGCCGTGGAGAGACCTTTATGAGAACCATCTCCCTTTCCACATGGTCAAACTCGGTCATGTCAGCGACCTTTATGACATCGATGAGCTTGTTAAGCTGTTTTGTAATCTGCTCTATCACCTGGTCATCGCCTGATGTCACAATGGTCATCTGGGATATCAGGGGGTCAAGGGTCTCTCCCACTGAGATGCTTTCTATGTTATATCCTCTTCCACTAAAGAGGCCCGAGACCCTCGATAGCACTCCGAATTTGTTTTCAACAAGAAGAGATATTGTGTGTCTCATTTCACTGCCTTAAGTTTTTTCTCAGGCTTTTTTTCAGGCTCTTCAAACATCATCTGGTCTATGGGAGCACCTGCAGGCACCATTGGAAAGACCTTTTCTTTCCAGTCAACCACAAAGTCCATAAACACGGTCCCTTTAATCTTGAATGCCTCTTTAAGGATAGGCTCCACCTCAGAGGGCTTCGTTGCCCTCAAGCCCACTGCCCCGTATGCCTCTGCGATCTTAATAAAATCAGGAACGACATCGAGATGTGTGTAGGAGTATCTTTCGCCAAAGAAAAGCTCCTGCCACTGCCTAACCATGCCTAAATACCTATTATTAAGGATTGCCACCTTAACTGGCAGTTTGTTTATCACT is drawn from Nitrospirota bacterium and contains these coding sequences:
- the lspA gene encoding signal peptidase II, with translation MRKRAPYILLVAGAVLLDQITKYLAGTFINQAEPIKILPFIQLVNVKNVGAAFGIFKALGNNVFIALSVTAIVFIAIMLYKDRESSFSLSLILSGAIGNLIDRVFLGSVRDFIDISIGSYHWPAFNVADSCLTVGIFVLLLWGFRKKHHVS
- the lgt gene encoding prolipoprotein diacylglyceryl transferase, coding for MYFFYGVFVRSIMYPELIKIGPLTLHTYGVLVASGFLLALSLAIRQAKRQGIPHALIADIGFYILVGAIVGSRGLYVLMNLSYYLRNPFDIFKVWEGGLVFYGGLIFVIPLVIWYVKRKGLDLWAVADIMAPSLAVGHAIGRLGCFSAGCCYGAPSELPWAVTFTDPKSLAPQWIKLHPTQLYESIGEFAIFLVLISIRTRQSFKGELFWLYGVFYSALRFTVEFWRGDIERGFIMSGLSVSQALSVILFTVSAIMFIRGIKRGVN
- the ilvN gene encoding acetolactate synthase small subunit gives rise to the protein MRHTISLLVENKFGVLSRVSGLFSGRGYNIESISVGETLDPLISQMTIVTSGDDQVIEQITKQLNKLIDVIKVADMTEFDHVEREMVLIKVSPRQEHKAEVLNLTEIFRGRIVDSSQKTYTIEITGDEKKIEAFTELMKPFGIKDFVRTGKVAIMREAVKKP